The following nucleotide sequence is from Aerosakkonema funiforme FACHB-1375.
GCATTATCCATCCAGTATCGAATGCAGTAATTACGAATAAACTGAGCAGTCCTTATTGCCTCATCTAAGGCTTTGAACTGCTCAGTTTTTCCATATAATTTTGCTTCGAGGGTTAGCATGGTGTGATTAACTTATTTATGGTACTCATATTACCACAAAAAGACAAATGTTGCTCCGCTTTGTTTGTTGGTTGCGTTTTCATCCCCACCCACGAGGGGATGGGGCTTTCAACGCAACATCGCAGTAAAAAAAAACCCTTTTTGCTTTTGAGTCGTTAAAAGCTTGGTATAGAAGGTTTTGACGAAATTTATCCCCTCAATTATAACCGGGTTATTTACCGGGTTTTGGTATCGGGTTTGGTGGGGAGGATGCCAATTACTTGTGCTTGCGTCGAATCACACCCAGTAATGAACCAACTAAGCCTAAACCAAGCAGGGTTGTTGGTTCCGGAACTTTAGCAACTGTCTCGCCACCACCAGTACCGCCACCGACATCTGTACCACCACCAGTACCACCGCCTGTACTGCCACCGACATCTGTACCGCCACCAGTACCGCCGCCTGTACCGCCGCCAACATCTGTACCGCCACCAGTACCGCCGGAAGGCATATCGGGTAAAGTGCCATTAAATAAGTAGTTGTGAGACTCGCCATTTCCTGTTAAAGAAGCAGCGATAACGTTACCGTTAATTTGACCGTTGGTGAAGTTGAAAGCAGCAAGAGGTGCAAGAATGCTACCTTGAATGCCAATGCCGGTAGCACTTAGATTAGTGGCTTCATAAAAGTTGTAAAGAACTTTTTGCCTTTGAGCGTTTTCTGGGCTGCCGTTAATGTTAAAACCAAAGTATTGCATCTTAGCAGCATCACCACTGACGTTGACTACCACCGTAGAACCATTGGCGACGTTAATGTTGAAGCTATTAGCATTAGCCAAATCAGATGCTGATAGATTAAAAATGTTGAGGTTTGAATCCAATCCCGTTAAGGTAATTCCGCCATAGGCAATATTTTTAGTTCCGTTGGCAGTTAAACCTCCTAAATAAGAGGATAAGCCGATGAGATAATCTCCGGCAGCATTAAAGTCTAGAGGATTGCCCTGACTCAGTGTACCGCTGGGAAACCCTACTCCCGATACGTTAGCTGTGCCACCGTAGACGGCGTTACCGTGGTAAACTTGGCCGTTGTTCAGATTCAAATTACCGCCTGTTACCAGTACGTTGCCGCTATTGCTACCCAGGTGAGATCCCACGCCAAAGCCGCCTGTGAAAGTGGCGTTACCGCCAACAGCCAGTTTACCTTCTACGTCGGTACTCCATTGGTTGAAGTTGCCCAAGGTGAAGACATTGTAATCGGAGACTGGGCCCAGACTGGCTGCATAAGCTTGAGTCGAAATGCCTAATGCTAAGCTGGCTGCGATCGGAACTATTAGCTGTATTTGATTAGAAATTTTCCTCAGTTGCATAATATACCTACAAACTTAAGCGTTTAGTTTATGGTAACCGGGCAACACATTGATGAAAATACATGATGGCGAAACATCATTCAATCTTTACACAACCTAGTTGCTAGTAAATTTTATGTGAATTCTAATTTATCTGGATATATAAATTACATATACCTACGTAAATTCACAGAACTCTAGGTACGATCGCGCCTCAAAAAATCGGGTGGGCACTGCCCACCCTACTTGGCAATCGACAAAAACCTAAGCAGCGCTTCGCAGTTTGCGGGTGCTTTCTACTAAACTTTGTGCAAATCCATCGAAGCGCTGGGAAAGTTTCTCATCGAGTAGCTTGCCATCGGGGCCAAACGCTTTCCAGACTTGACCGATCGCAATCTGTTCGGGTATGACCCAACCATGTACCCATCTGAGGATCACCCGCAGGTCGTTGAGTGCGTTGCTGTTGGATTGTCCGCCCAAGACGCTGATCAATCCAGTAACTTTGTTGCTCAGCTCGTCAAAGCTCATCAAGTCCAGTGCATTTTTCAACACACCGCTGAGGCTACCGTGATATTCTGGGGTGGCCAAAATTAAAGCATCTGCCCCTTTAACAGCATTTCGCAAACGTTCCACATCCGGGTAATCGGGATATTCTTCTTCCCCGTTGCAAAATGGCAGCTGCATTTCTCGCAGGTCGAGGATCTCGACTTCGGCACCTAACGCTTCTACTCGTTGGGCGGCTATTCTCAACGCCTGCTGACTGTACGAGTCGGGCCGCAAACTACCACCAATTCCAACTACTTTCACCATAATTGCTCTCTCTTAAATTGATATGAGGACGCTCTTTACTAAATGCAAAAATACTTAATTCAAGTTAAGCAAGCACTTTCTTCTCCACACTCTACATCTGGGTGGAGCAAGTAAAGCGAACTCGTTATGACTATGAATTAAAGATAACAAGTCGATCGCGATTTTGTCAACAAAGTATCGATCTGCCGCAGGGATCGTTGAAAGGTAAACTAGAAATTAACAAAATCTGCTCAACTCATGCCAACATACTGAGCTAAAGCTCCAGCACCAAGAGATTGAGTCAAGGTTTTAGGTAGCTTTATCGCTCTTTTAACTCAGGGATTTGGCGCGGCTGCCAATATTACCGCGCCAAATGCCAGATAAGTGGATATCCGCTCAGACTTGAACCAAAAAACATCCATGAGCATCCAGACGTCTGTGCTGGCAGATTTGCTGCAAGACCTGCCCCAATTGCGACCGCAAATGTATTTCAAGTCTTCCCTCACGGCGCTCTCTCACGCGATGGAAGACCAAGTTTTAGCGGGGTCAGACGAGCCGCTAGTGATTGCAAGCTTTCAACGAGAGCGCTTCTACCGTCAGGAAGCGCATCGCTACAAACGGGTTGCAGAAAAAAGCGATCAGGTATATGTACTGGCGGCACCGGAAACTGACTTTACCAGTCGCTCGGACTCCTACGAGATGGTGGCGTTCGATCGTGAAGATACCCTAAGTCAAGAGTGGCATTTAGTGGTAATTGGGCAGCAGTACGCCAGCTGCCTTGTTTGCCGAGAACGACAAGCCCCAGCACCACTGACATCTGAGCAATTGAACTTCGATACTGAGGTATGTGACGCGGCTTTAAATATTGCTGGGCCAACAGCCGGATATGTAGACCCATCTCGGAGATTTGAAGGAATTTGGACTTTCGATCGCCAGGTGAGTTGTAAAGCGGCAGAATTCTTACTTAACAAAATATTGGTTTATCGGCCTGAGTTACAGGAGAAAATAGAGCAAGCTCAAAGAAAGTTTCTGACGGAAACATCATCGGGTTTCCATGAGATCGACCCAGATCCTTTTGCCCAGCGACTGGTGACTTACTTGCAAGCAGGGCAGTACAAATTGCTCAAAGCCTATAAGTCGATCGCAGATCAGGAACGGAAAGAACGACTGGTAAATTCCATTACATCGGCAATTCGGAAATCCCTGAACCCGCATGAAATTCTCAAAGGAGCGGCACAAGAGTTGGGGCAGGCTTTACAAGTATGTCGGTGTTTGATTTACCGTTGCAAAGAAACAGATGTTACCTCGACAAATCTACACGAGTTTTTAAGTACAGGTGTTAGCTCTCTGGCAGGGCAAAGCTGGCCTTTGCAGGATAATCCCCTGTTTCAGGAAGTAGTGCAAGTTCAAGAACCGCTATATGTGGCAGAAACTCGGCAAGATCCCAGGATTGCCAACACACCGAAGCTGAAAGCATTGATCGATCGCTTCAAAATAGTATCCTGGCTGCTCGTACCGGTACTGGATAAAGGCAAATTGTTGGGAATGGTAGAACTGCATCACTGCGGTGCGACGCCCCAGCAATGGCAAGAAGACGATCTGGCATTGGTGGAAGCGATCGCTACCCAAATCGGGGTCGCCCTCATTCAAGCCGAAGCCTACGCCAACTTAGAAGACCTCAACGACCAGTTGGAAGCCCTAGAACGCACCCGCAGCAACTTGATTGCCATTACCGGTCACGAACTGCGTACCCCCCTATCCACCATTCAAGTTTGTCTGGAAAGCTTAGCCAGCGAACCGGATATGTTGCCCGACCTGCGACAGATAATGCTAAATTCGGCCCTGACAGATGCGGAACGGATGCGGAAACTGGTGCAGGATTTCCTTACCCTTTCCCAACTCGAAAGCGGTCGAGTGCAATGGCACCCGGAACCCTTGCAATTGCAAGAGTGTGTCGAATTAGCCATCAGCAGCGCTCGCGCCCGTCTGCTCAAAGAGCAATTGCCTCAGATTAGCACGGAAGTACCCAGCAAACTGCCTCTGGTGCGGGCTGACGGTGAATGGCTTGTAGAAGTACTTTCCAAGCTGCTGGACAACGCTTGTAAGTTTACGGCACCGAAGGGGCAGGTAATTATCCAAGCTCGACCAAACGGCAATAAAATGCTGGAAGTTACAGTGGCAGATACCGGTCGCGGCATCGAACCAAACCGTCTGGAAACCGTTTTTGACAGGTTTTACCAAGAAGAAGGAGCCTTGAGAAGAACAACAGGCGGTACAGGTCTGGGATTGGCAATTTGTCGCCAGATCGTCAACGGTTGGGGCGGTCAGATTTGGGCCGAGTCTGCCGGCAAAGACCAAGGCAGTCAGTTGCACTTCACCATTCCGATCGTTGAAGGTAGCGGCGAGCAAAAGCGGCCAAATAAAAGCGATCGACGGCTAGGGTCTAGGGGCTAGGGGTTAGGGCGTCGGGGTTAGGGAAGAGGGGAGCGGGGGAGCGGGGGAGTGGGGGAGCAGAAGAATTAATATTTTCTCTCTTCCCTTTTCCTTCTCCCTCTTCCCTCTTCCCTCTTCCCGACGCCCTAACCCCTAACCCCTAGCCATTGGCCCATACCCAAAAGCTGAAGAACTGTTACAGTTCTTGACAGATTAGCAAAACAAGCGTTGTCTCGGTGATAGGATTCCCTAAAAAGTTGAGAGAGGAATCTATGGCAGAAACTTTGACTGGACAAGCACCTTTATTCGGCGGCAGCACTGGCGGCTTGCTAAGCAAAGCAGAAATAGAAGAGAAGTACGCAATCACCTGGACTAGCCCTAAAGAACAGGTGTTTGAAATGCCTACCGGTGGCGCTGCTGTCATGCGGCAGGGTGACAATCTTCTCTACCTGGCCCGTAAGGAACAATGTATTGCCTTGGGCGGTCAGCAACTGCGTGCTAAGTTCAAAATCAACAACTACAAGATTTACCGCGTTTTCCCCAACGGTGAAATCCAGTACCTGCACCCTGCTGATGGCGTCTTCCCGGAAAAAGTGAACCCAGGTCGTGAGGCGAAAAATTCCAAAGCTCGCAACATCGGCAGCAATCCCGATCCTGCAAAGGTGAAGTTTAGCGGTCGTACTCCTTCCGATGTCTAATCGGTTCTGAGCTTGTTAACATCAGAAAAGTACCGTAGGGCAGACGGAAACTGCCAGTCTAGAAGCTGGTAAACGCTTGAGGATTAGGTTGTAAAGCCTAGATATCATCCAAAAAGATGAGCCCAAGAATCCTACAGATATTTTCTGTGTGGAATGTCACAATTATTTTGCTGGCAATAATCCAGCATTCCTAGAAACAATTAAGTCCCGGAAAGATTTATCTTTCCGGGACTTAAGTTTTATCGTTAGTATGATGATAAATAATATCCTGTCCGGTTACATCGGTAGTATATGAGCGATGCGAAAAATTATCTGTGGAGATCGGGAGTTAAATTTTTACCGCAGATGAAAACGCAGATAAACGCAGATAAGAAAGCGTTTTTTTTGCAACCGATGCTAGCAGACGGTATATAAATTTTTGAACGAACTATTCCGTTAATGCAAAAATGAAAAAAGAATTAACCAATAGCATAGCGAAAATTAGCCTGGGCTTGAGTTTAACAATTATAAGTGCTGGCTTTTTACCAGTTTTTTCACAGCAACAGATTGAGCGATATCCTACGGGCTCGGAAATACAAAGATTGCGATCGAAATTACGCGAGCAGATTCGTAGGAATAATGTTGGAGACAGTCGCAGTCAAGCAGAAAAACAAAGGAGAGAATCTTTTGTGAGAGCTTGGTCGAGGGTAGACCCAGCGGTTGCACCTTTTTTGGGTAAATGGTCGGGATATGAAGAAGGTCTGAGTGTTTATCCTTCCAATATAAGAGGTCGTGTTTGCCTTATTTACATTGGCATACAAGAAGCTGAGTTCGGTTTGGGAACTGTATCTAATGGGGTAATCCGAACCGATGACAAAGAAGTAATTTTAAAGGAAGGAGATTATCTAGGAGTAGTAACTGTGAGGAACGATCGCGCAGATATTCCCGTCGAAATTCCATATAACTCTCCCACAGTTTTGCAAGCAGCAAGACAGTTTGCACAGTTATCTGCAAACGTGCAGGATGTAGATAAAGTAGTGCGACAGTTTAATGCTGCTGGCTGTATGGTTGGGTTACCCTCCAGAAGATAGAATTAAGGATGTTTATGAAAGGCAAAGCAATACTTGGGTTTGGATTGAGCTTGGCAATTTTAGGAACTGTGCGTTTACCGAGTTTGGCACAGTCTCACTTCCAAGATATAAAGCAATCGAGACAGACAGTGCAAAGTTTAGCCAATGGCAACTATTTTTATGGTAAATCGCGTTTGCCAAATCGACAAGATGTTGATTACCTGGTTTTTCGCAAAATAGCAAATACAGCAATAGGATTTAAGTATAGGTATAGGGAAGAAGGGTATTGCCTTAAAGGGACAATAAGGGGAAATGCGATCGCTAACGTTACTAGGGAGTATGAGATCGGTATGGGTAGTGTTCCAGAACTCAGACGCGGAGACCCGATCGATTTGGCAACCTACAATAGATTAAATTTTAACCAAGTACCAGATGATTCTAATGCCAGAAGAAGGTTACAAGAATGTGTCAGCTTGTTCTCTCATAGAAGATAGGGGAGAAATTTAGACTTAGACTTGACGGGTTCGCACTAGGAGTGAAAAACTGTAGTGTGGTGGCGATTTGGCTGCATATTCAGAATTTGGTAAAACCGGATCGCTCCTATCCAAACCCAATAAAATTATGATATTCCCCGATTTCTCCCAATTTTGCGAACTGGCTAAGCAAGGTAACTTTGTCCCCGTCTACCAAGAATGGGTGGCGGATCTGGATACCCCCGTTTCTGCTTGGTATCGAGTTTGTGCGGGACAGCCTTACAGCTTCCTGCTAGAATCTGTGGAAGGTGGGGAGAAAATCGGACGCTACAGTTTGTTGGGATGCGACCCCCTGTGGATTTTGGAGGCAAGAGGCGATCGCACGATTCAGCACCACCGCGATGGTAGGGTTGTGGAGTTTGAAGGCGACCCTTTTAAAGCTTTGACTGATTGTCTGACGCCTTATCAACCGATAAAATTGCCGCAGCTACCGCCGGGAATAGGCGGTTTGTTCGGGTTTTGGGGTTACGAACTAATTCGCTGGATCGAACCGCGAGTACCGATATATGCAGGTGGGACAGAAGATTTGCCGGATGGCTTGTGGATGCAAGTCGATCACTTGCTGATTTTTGACCAGGTGAAGCGGAAAATTTGGGCGATCGCATATGCAGATTTGCGAGATCCGAAAGTAGATTTGGAAATAGCTTACAAGCAGGCGTGCGATCGCGTTACCCAGCTGGTCAACAAATTACAATCTCCCCTTTCCCAGCAGAGTAACCTTTTGGCGTGGAAGCCTCCGGGAACGGATACAGGAGAAATTCAGTATACCAGCAATATTTCCCGCGAAAAGTTCTGCGAAAATGTGCAAAAAGCAAAGGATTATATCAAAGCGGGGGATATTTTCCAAGTTGTACTTTCTCAACGACTTTCAACGGAATACACTGGCGACCCCTTTGCACTTTATCGATCTCTGCGATTGATTAATCCTTCGCCTTATATGGGTTATTTTAACTTCGGGGATTGGCAGATTATCGGTTCCAGTCCGGAAGTGATGGTGAAAGCTTTTCGCGATTCATCTGGGGGAAGTGTAGCAACATTGCGACCGATCGCAGGTACTCGCCGACGCGGTAAAACACCCCAAGAAGATACTGCATTGGCAGAGGATTTGTTGCAAGACCCCAAGGAAATTGCCGAACACGTTATGCTGGTTGACTTGGGAAGAAATGACTTAGGTCGCGTCTGCAAAAACGGTACGGTGAAAGTCGATGAATTAATGTCGATCGAACGTTATTCCCACGTTATGCACATCGTTAGTAATGTGTTGGGAGAACTTGCTACTGATAAGAATGCGTGGGATTTATTGAAAGCTTGTTTCCCCGCCGGAACTGTTAGCGGTGCGCCAAAAATTAGGGCGATGGAAATTATCCACGAGTTAGAAGGATGTCGGCGTGGCCCTTATTCTGGGTCTTATGGATATTATGATTTTGAAGGACAGTTGAATAGTGCGATCGCAATTCGCACTATGGTTGTCCGCGATCGAGGTAACGGCAAACATACCGTTTCTGTGCAAGCAGGTGCCGGTTTGGTTGCTGATTCTGTTCCGGAAACAGAATATGAAGAAACTCTCAATAAAGCCAGGGGTTTGTTAGAAGCAATTCGCTGTTTGCCTTAACTTTTGTAGGCTAAGTTAGGCAATAGCCGTAATATCCTGTCCTACCGATGCTACCGGACAGGATATAATTCAAACTGCGAAGACGCGAAGGACGCGAAGGAAATTAAATATGCTGAATTTTTACATCGTCGATGTATTTGCTGTAGGAAAATACACCGGAAATCAATTAGCTGTGTTTGCGGGTGATGGCGTTGCGAAATTATCCGATCCCGATATGCAGCGCATTGCTAAGGAGATGAATTATTCGGAAACCACATTTATTACATCTCCTCAAATGCGAGATGGCGGTTATGATGTGCGGATATTTACACCGGAACAAGAGTTACCTTTTGCCGGACATCCGACTTTGGGAACTGCTTATGTTTTGCAACAAGAAATTATCCAACAACCAG
It contains:
- a CDS encoding choice-of-anchor A family protein, with the translated sequence MQLRKISNQIQLIVPIAASLALGISTQAYAASLGPVSDYNVFTLGNFNQWSTDVEGKLAVGGNATFTGGFGVGSHLGSNSGNVLVTGGNLNLNNGQVYHGNAVYGGTANVSGVGFPSGTLSQGNPLDFNAAGDYLIGLSSYLGGLTANGTKNIAYGGITLTGLDSNLNIFNLSASDLANANSFNINVANGSTVVVNVSGDAAKMQYFGFNINGSPENAQRQKVLYNFYEATNLSATGIGIQGSILAPLAAFNFTNGQINGNVIAASLTGNGESHNYLFNGTLPDMPSGGTGGGTDVGGGTGGGTGGGTDVGGSTGGGTGGGTDVGGGTGGGETVAKVPEPTTLLGLGLVGSLLGVIRRKHK
- a CDS encoding DICT sensory domain-containing protein, translating into MSIQTSVLADLLQDLPQLRPQMYFKSSLTALSHAMEDQVLAGSDEPLVIASFQRERFYRQEAHRYKRVAEKSDQVYVLAAPETDFTSRSDSYEMVAFDREDTLSQEWHLVVIGQQYASCLVCRERQAPAPLTSEQLNFDTEVCDAALNIAGPTAGYVDPSRRFEGIWTFDRQVSCKAAEFLLNKILVYRPELQEKIEQAQRKFLTETSSGFHEIDPDPFAQRLVTYLQAGQYKLLKAYKSIADQERKERLVNSITSAIRKSLNPHEILKGAAQELGQALQVCRCLIYRCKETDVTSTNLHEFLSTGVSSLAGQSWPLQDNPLFQEVVQVQEPLYVAETRQDPRIANTPKLKALIDRFKIVSWLLVPVLDKGKLLGMVELHHCGATPQQWQEDDLALVEAIATQIGVALIQAEAYANLEDLNDQLEALERTRSNLIAITGHELRTPLSTIQVCLESLASEPDMLPDLRQIMLNSALTDAERMRKLVQDFLTLSQLESGRVQWHPEPLQLQECVELAISSARARLLKEQLPQISTEVPSKLPLVRADGEWLVEVLSKLLDNACKFTAPKGQVIIQARPNGNKMLEVTVADTGRGIEPNRLETVFDRFYQEEGALRRTTGGTGLGLAICRQIVNGWGGQIWAESAGKDQGSQLHFTIPIVEGSGEQKRPNKSDRRLGSRG
- the psaD gene encoding photosystem I reaction center subunit II PsaD yields the protein MAETLTGQAPLFGGSTGGLLSKAEIEEKYAITWTSPKEQVFEMPTGGAAVMRQGDNLLYLARKEQCIALGGQQLRAKFKINNYKIYRVFPNGEIQYLHPADGVFPEKVNPGREAKNSKARNIGSNPDPAKVKFSGRTPSDV
- a CDS encoding NADPH-dependent FMN reductase, translated to MVKVVGIGGSLRPDSYSQQALRIAAQRVEALGAEVEILDLREMQLPFCNGEEEYPDYPDVERLRNAVKGADALILATPEYHGSLSGVLKNALDLMSFDELSNKVTGLISVLGGQSNSNALNDLRVILRWVHGWVIPEQIAIGQVWKAFGPDGKLLDEKLSQRFDGFAQSLVESTRKLRSAA
- the trpE gene encoding anthranilate synthase component I — protein: MIFPDFSQFCELAKQGNFVPVYQEWVADLDTPVSAWYRVCAGQPYSFLLESVEGGEKIGRYSLLGCDPLWILEARGDRTIQHHRDGRVVEFEGDPFKALTDCLTPYQPIKLPQLPPGIGGLFGFWGYELIRWIEPRVPIYAGGTEDLPDGLWMQVDHLLIFDQVKRKIWAIAYADLRDPKVDLEIAYKQACDRVTQLVNKLQSPLSQQSNLLAWKPPGTDTGEIQYTSNISREKFCENVQKAKDYIKAGDIFQVVLSQRLSTEYTGDPFALYRSLRLINPSPYMGYFNFGDWQIIGSSPEVMVKAFRDSSGGSVATLRPIAGTRRRGKTPQEDTALAEDLLQDPKEIAEHVMLVDLGRNDLGRVCKNGTVKVDELMSIERYSHVMHIVSNVLGELATDKNAWDLLKACFPAGTVSGAPKIRAMEIIHELEGCRRGPYSGSYGYYDFEGQLNSAIAIRTMVVRDRGNGKHTVSVQAGAGLVADSVPETEYEETLNKARGLLEAIRCLP